The stretch of DNA GTCCATGTCCGCACAGAATCCCTTCATGTCCTGCCTGATGCTGCTTAATTGACCACCGAAAGGATACCTCTCGTCTTTCCTTCGATAATTCTCTATGATATCTTTGCAGACAgtttgattttcaattttcttcggGCACGTAATATCGCAGGAGACGGAGGTGCTTTCGAAggattttccttcttctttagctgaaattgaaaaaagagaTGAAAGGAAGCGGCTTCCATAGCGAAAGAGTTTAATGAAGCGAGTTTGCAAAGAAACGTCCGCTTTCGTATTCGGCATTGCCGGGTAATTTACTATCGCCCTGGTCCCCCTGTTGCGACTTACAACATCGTGCAGTAACTTCGGTCTCATTGCTCGTCTCCGGGACAAGTTTCTCGTAATGGGCCAGTTCTCTTGGCGGATCTTCGATGCTTCTTCTCTCGTCCAAAATTTCCTCGCCGAACCTCTTCCTCTCCTCGTCACCTGCTACGTACTCGTTCGCTTCTGTCAGCTCTTCCACTAATTTCACCGACTTCTTGCTCTTCGACGTCTAAAATAACAGGTGTCTTTCAATACGACAATATAATTCCACTGTTTTTCCAATTATCGCGTAATCGATTATagtgaaaatattgaaactaTCGTTTAGAACCTTGGAAAAGTAGAGTAACGATAGTACCTGGATTTTCCAGGGCAACAAAAGGTCAGCTGTGTCCTCGACGGtggtttttctttcttcctccgCCATTGGCCTCTTTCCGTCGCTTTTCTCGATCACTTTTTCCCCGAATCCGTCGTTCTCCACCTCTTCGTCGGAGGAGGACGCGGAGGAGCCGCAAGGGGATGAGACAGCTgagtttttcttcttctccagCTTGAGCTTGAACGTTGGAATCGAGAAGACGGCGAACGTGCAGGGGGGTATCGCATGGCGAATGATCAAATAGTGGATGGGACCGATGGGTGATATTATTCGAAGCACGAATTCTGTACCAGACCTTGACAAAACTAGTTCTTACCAGTTCGTTGCTCGTGCACACGAGCTTGCTCGTGGCAGCTACTTCTTCTTCATCCTCCGCCGTCTTCTTCTTATCCTCCGCCTCCTTTTCGGACGTCCCGACCGGTTTGTACAGCTTCCTTTTGTTTATCAGGGCTTTCGAGGGCGGGCGCATGTCCCCAGGCAAATAGAGATCGATTGAACGGATAACAGATTAGATTGCTGAGCAATTTTCTAAGCATCGAGACGAACGATTAACGAGTCTACGGGTTATTCCTTGCCGGTTGAAACCGTATCGGTAACCATTCGCCGATCAATCGTTCAAGACTTTTAATGGTAATAACCGATTTCGAAAGTAGCGGAAAATTGATTCACCTTCACTTTTCGATTTTGACTCACCTCGCACGCTGTCATTGATTTTCTTCTGCTCCGCCTCGATCCACCGTTTCCTTTCGGCATCCTCTTCGGACGGCCCTCCGCGCATCCTGTCTTCGTAACAATTTTGttaattcaaatatttcatactTCTTTCGGCAAAATTCAACCTTCTAACTTTATATCGATGTACTCTCACTGGCACACAAATTTCTCACCgatagatttttattattaattaatcataatTTACCAAGCTTCGGCGCAGGCACGGTCTCTCGGAAACACCGGTCTGTCGTCGAGATATCTCAGATTTTTGCATTTCAGGATCATCGTCTTTCGGTACAGTTTGATCAATTTCAAAACTGGGTTGCCCGTTAGACACACCACTCTTAACTCCTTCATGTCCCCTAGAATCTGTACAATTTCCCGATTTACTTtcagataattaaatttaaaaaattgttaggTGTCACACGCTCCCTGAGACTCGAGGTGGAACATccgaagaaaaaattaaagaagaaatcgTAAAGAACGCGTCGTTACAAAACGTGCTTCCACTTTCGTGGAAAGACGAAAATTACATCACACTCGAAGCCCGTCCGGAGCACCTGAAGCAACCGCACCAAGCATACGATTAAGGAAACATAACGGACTCACATTAACAACTTGATTGCTCTTTATCCTGTTGTGAGAAATATCCAGTACCGAGAGACTGTCGAGCAATCGGAGATGCTCAATGTCAGCGGTGTCTTGTATGTAGTTGTGCGACAGGTTTAGAGTATTCAGGAACTTGAGGCTATCTGAAAGCGGAGGCACGTCAAGGTCAAGGTCATCAAGGATACCAACGTCAACCGCTACAAGATTCACCGAGATTCTCGATCCTCCTTATAGTGTTGTGAGATAGATTCAGTGTGTTCAGCTTCGTCTGGTAATGAAGATTCTCGATTTTGCTGATTAGGTTGTTGTGAAGGTACAAACTCTTTAATTCGCTTTGATTCTCTAGATTGGCGATCTCCCTGATACCGTTGTTCTCCAAATAGAGACACTTCAGGCCCGTGTACTTTTCTAGATTCTCGATGAAAGAGAAACCTGAAACAAGATACCTCTGATCTTCTTGAAGTTTaggtaaatatttatttatgttaatgTGTAATATAGGATAACACGTACAGTTGTGATTGgtcctttttttaaaaatttaagaaatacaCTGTAATGTGTTTTTCAACCCTCGGACAACGGACCACGGAAAAAGCCCTAATTTTAGTTCCTAAATTTTACTCTACTGTTTaagggttaaataataaaatacaattattttttatttcgaacagaattatttgatatattttctatttttcaagaaaaaaggATCAATAACACAGTACTACTTTCCTGATGGAAAATTTCAAGATCAGAATAATCGAAACTTTAcaggttgaaatttttactcgaatgtacgatcgatcgttctttttctttgtccACACGaatgtttattatatttttgatcGTATTAACCTTTGAAATGTAGATAGAGCACGTCGTTCAAATAAGGTGTCTGATAGAGCTTGGTCAGCTTGCAATGCTTCTTCAGGAAATCCTCGGTCATTCTGAAACCGGATATCGTTTACTTTACATCGTCACATCCTGCAGACAATGCTGTGAatccttttttaaaaatcaaccTTCTATCGTCGGTGCTATTTTACCTGGCGCCATGCTTCTTTTCGTCGAACTCGTACACTTTCCCTTTGATATACGTCCTCTCTTCCTGGTCCGTGCCAAACCGCCAAAATAAAGAATCCTCTGTGTCAAGAATAATGTCCTGCACGATTCCACCGACTATTGTTTCAACAGCTTTCGAGTCATCGTTCGTACACAAAGTTTCAGACTTCTTCGTTCTTACTTCATCATCAAATGATTCTTCTACGGACTGTTCCGTGTCTTCGTCTCTCGGAATAACTTGTATACATTCTTGCAACATTTCCGTACGACGTTTGTCCTCCTCCTCCGTTTTCGATTTGAAACTCTCAGCTATTTGATCTTTCGTCAAAGGCATCTCGATGTCGGTTTTCAGAAATTCCTCGGATTCGCTGTCGAACTCCTCGGTTGACTGATTTTTCTTCAGAGCTTTCTGTTCCAGGAGGAGTTTCTCAACCTCCTCGAATTCTACCGATAGATCCTTCAACGCCTCGTTCTTCCACTTTTCTATTTCCGCTTTCCCTTCGGCGATCCTTTTCAATCTCTCCTGCACCTGCTCCTCGGTTTTCGGGCAACTCGACTCGGTGATCCGAGCTAACTCTTCCAGATATCCCTCCGGAGACCTTGATTCCACGTACTTAGGTCCTTTTTCTTCCGCAGGTTCTATCAAACTCTTCTCCGTTTCACTCTCATCCGTTCGCTCCTTTGTTGACGTTTCTTCAACTTCTTCCAGTGTCAGAGGTTCTTTATCGCGAAGCATTTTCGGATCGAGCTGATTCAAGGCTGCTTCTAGTTTCGAATCCTTCAAATTATCTCTGAACTTGAAGTAAGCGGAAATGTTCACAGTAGGGGAGGAATAAATCAACTTCCTCTCCTGTTCGTCGTCGGAGTCGCTGGAGAAATCGTAAGTGTCAGACAATAGCTGCTCCTCTTTTTCAATCTTATCATCGTCAAGATTCTTTGATTCATCTcgcaaattttcattataattcTCTTTGTCGCCATCGTTGCTACtttcttttatcatttcacTTTCGGTGATGTCATCCTCCGTCAAAGCTGCATTCTCAGATGCAGTTGGACGATCGATCTTGATCTCCATCGATGATATTTTTGACGAAACAACGAAATTTCTGTTCGGCAATCGTTCGAAATCGTCGACGATTTGCTGGCAGCACGAATCGTTCGACGAGCCTTCGTCTCGAGCCAAGGTCTCGCAGTCTTCGGCATCGTCGAACGTTAACGTGTCGTCGAGATCACTGTCGCTACCTTTCTCCGCTTTGGTCGAATTGTAATAGGACAGATTTTCACAAGTCACGTCGAAGATCGCGTCGCAATCGAGATACGACAACCAGTTGTCCTCGTTGTCCACTTCCGGTATGGATTCTGTCGCCGGCGCTTGCTGATCCAACGATGAACCTTCGTTTCTCTCTTTATCTAGATCCATTCGATTGAAGAGTTCCATAGATCGGCCGGTCAGAACTTGAAGATCCACTGACGAATCTTTTGGTAcctttgaaaaatcaaaaggCTGCACTTCGCCTTAGGGGACCAACAATCTTTggttaaaaaaatatcgaaTCTTATAGTTTTCGACCTGAAACATTCGAAAATACAAGTTAAAAGTTTAGGAAACCACTTGTTTAACACTGGAACTACGGGGTCAAAATAACTtgtttcaagtttcttattttaatttataaattctatCGAGGTAGTTTTGCTAGAATGTATGTTGGCTATTGTCGAgataaagatattaaattgtttcatcccgtatttatttaattttctgtattattttcaacttgtTAGAAATTAGTGTGCATCAGACGTCGATAGTTTTAGTGTTAAAACATACGATTATGTGAAAAAAGTGTATTTAGCGTACTTTGAGAGGTTAGTACGACGCCATATTGCTTCTACCCATCTTCTGATTGGTTCGCATATCTCGGTTTGGTTAGGCTAGATCAACATTTGGTCACGTTGATGCGATATTATACCTCCTATGGATTCTTTGATCGCAGTGATCAAGGAGCaatatgtttttaaataaGGTAACCGGAAGTTACAGTCGTTTCAACGAATTAATCAGAGAATGCGTAGAGACAATATGGCGTCGTAACTAACCTGTCAAAGTACGCTAAATACACTTTTTTCACATAAtcgtattttttaaacaactGGTTTCCTAAACTTTTAACTTGATTTTTCGAATGTATaagatttgatattttttaaccAAAACTTTTCTGGTCCCCTAAAACGAGGTTTGACCAATCAAAAAATTCATAGgttctttcatttcttttgttttttaaacgaTAAAATGAAAGGAACGTAACCTCCTTTCCTTCTCTTCAATACTTACccctttttcttaatgaagaTAGGATACGaagttaattaaaagaacAGATTCTAACCGATTTTTTCATCTCCAACTCGGTACTTGCTGAAACGTCCAGTCTCGTTTCGGTGGAAAGTTTCTCGTCGACAATGGGGGACTGACAGTCATCCTCTTCTTCCATCGTTGATGATGTTTTTAATATCAAGGTACAGTTTTCTGTGAATTCGCCTGATTTACTTCAAATTCGCGAGAATGAATTTCAGCATGGCAGCTTGGAAACACAGGAAACTCTTCATAGCAACACATGCTTCTCTGATTTCGTTTGATCGATACCGTTTGACAACTTCAGGTCTATCAATTCTGCAGCTTCAGGCTACAAAAATGTTACTTATTTTTGATAACTATATTCGATGTAATCGGAGCACGAATCGAAAATGCTTCGATCCGAAAATATTCTATGAAAACTTATAGTTTTTCTATGAAAAGCCAAGATCGGTTGATCTAACGTTGAGGTGTTCGCAACGGGCGAGGTTCGCGAACCAAGTCAGACAGATGATGGAACGAAAGAAGGATGGAAAGTTAATGGAAAAGCAACATTTCAATAATCGGGGTGGGAAGAGTAAGAATACGAAGGACTAGTAGCTGCGTAGAAAGACGCGTCTTGGCAAGTAGACGACCGGGAATCGCCTTGAGGGAAAAAAAGATGATGCAGGTCGGACTCGTTGAAAGGCTTGGCTCTCGCGTGTTGCGTTTACACGAATGGCCAAGCCGAGCAGCCGATTTCCCGTTTCCATCGATCCCGATTCGTCGCGACGTTTGCGAATCGCCACTAAACCTTTTTTCCGCTGAATTATGTTGATAGCATTCATTCTCCAACATCATCGCGCTGCAAACCGAGTGGAAAAACAAGTGCCATCCAGACAACAACGAAAGCAAAGCGAGCTAACCGAAGAATAGATGCGAGACAAGATACCCtataaacaaaataacaaattcCTCCGATCTGCAATCAGCTGTTTTCTACTCTTCACTGATTACGAATCtatagaaagaaaagagaaagaaagaaaaagcaatTGGAATTATATCAATTTTCGGTGGAGATTCCGCGACTAGATCAGTTCTGTCACCCTGGGGGGTTACCAGTGACCCGTACCTcaaatttattgaaaagaaaattattaactttGTCATAGACAAGATGGTTATGACCGTTGTATTCTAGATTTCTAAGCATCTATGTCAAAGAGGTGTctgtgaaagggttaatactaggacagcggaccatggagagagcgcCAATTTTAACAAACTCCGCTGTTCAACGATTAAACAAATTCGAAAAAGCATtagtattatattaatttcgaaaggtatcaaatgaaaaaattcctCTTtgtctaattaaaatcgaggagtgttaattttcttaatcGAAAGCGACTGTTTCAACCCTTATACTGGGAAGATCGAAATCTGTTGGTTTAACGTATACGACAGATTCAAGTGATTTTTAAGTGATTATTCGCCAATGTGTTTGGACGATTAAAAAGCTAATTACCATAAATGTTTCACCGAATAGGGAACAGGGTACGTGTTCGATACGGGACGGAGggaaaaaatcaaatattaatCTCACACGTTTTCTTTCGACGGTGGTGTGCTCCGTTCGATCATTGTTTTATTCATCCGAAGACGTAGCAGAATATCAGGTGGCCggaattaaaatatattacgACCGTATTACCGCATACGAGATTTCGTTCTTGCTGTGGCAAGTAGACAGCTCGCCACAGGGTCGACGGAAACGGGAAATTGCACCACAGCTCCATATTCGAGGCATCCTTACCTTTtgtgtttcttttatttttctctttcttttctttcacaGACGCGCCTTCCTGCGCTGTTTTCTTCGCGGTTTCTCGTCGCTATCTCAAACCATGTGGAAATTAGATGCTCGGTATTAGATTCTATGCAATCGAACCAGTGACATCTATTCGGATACATTTTCTGTAAAACAACTAGCCTCGTTATTGTTCCGTCCTATTCTTACTACGTAGGGTAAAGTTGCTCAAGTACCCCTTAAGAAAAAACTCGTATAAATGTTAGgatttatcaaataaataagaattataTGTGTTATTCAAAACTTATATGAAcattgatattatttattataataaaattcaaaactctatgattttatataaaataaactaaatatttaaaaacttgtagcaacaataataattaaagcttatttctttattaatctGTTTACGTATGTTACATATTCAGATAGTACAAACATCACACacatatttctttattctatGCTTTAC from Osmia bicornis bicornis chromosome 10, iOsmBic2.1, whole genome shotgun sequence encodes:
- the LOC114874369 gene encoding dynein axonemal assembly factor 1 homolog; this encodes MEEEDDCQSPIVDEKLSTETRLDVSASTELEMKKSVPKDSSVDLQVLTGRSMELFNRMDLDKERNEGSSLDQQAPATESIPEVDNEDNWLSYLDCDAIFDVTCENLSYYNSTKAEKGSDSDLDDTLTFDDAEDCETLARDEGSSNDSCCQQIVDDFERLPNRNFVVSSKISSMEIKIDRPTASENAALTEDDITESEMIKESSNDGDKENYNENLRDESKNLDDDKIEKEEQLLSDTYDFSSDSDDEQERKLIYSSPTVNISAYFKFRDNLKDSKLEAALNQLDPKMLRDKEPLTLEEVEETSTKERTDESETEKSLIEPAEEKGPKYVESRSPEGYLEELARITESSCPKTEEQVQERLKRIAEGKAEIEKWKNEALKDLSVEFEEVEKLLLEQKALKKNQSTEEFDSESEEFLKTDIEMPLTKDQIAESFKSKTEEEDKRRTEMLQECIQVIPRDEDTEQSVEESFDDEVRTKKSETLCTNDDSKAVETIVGGIVQDIILDTEDSLFWRFGTDQEERTYIKGKVYEFDEKKHGARMTEDFLKKHCKLTKLYQTPYLNDVLYLHFKGFSFIENLEKYTGLKCLYLENNGIREIANLENQSELKSLYLHNNLISKIENLHYQTKLNTLNLSHNTIRRIENLDSLKFLNTLNLSHNYIQDTADIEHLRLLDSLSVLDISHNRIKSNQVVNILGDMKELRVVCLTGNPVLKLIKLYRKTMILKCKNLRYLDDRPVFPRDRACAEAWMRGGPSEEDAERKRWIEAEQKKINDSVRALINKRKLYKPVGTSEKEAEDKKKTAEDEEEVAATSKLVCTSNELLKLEKKKNSAVSSPCGSSASSSDEEVENDGFGEKVIEKSDGKRPMAEEERKTTVEDTADLLLPWKIQTSKSKKSVKLVEELTEANEYVAGDEERKRFGEEILDERRSIEDPPRELAHYEKLVPETSNETEVTARCCKSQQGDQGDRKSFESTSVSCDITCPKKIENQTVCKDIIENYRRKDERYPFGGQLSSIRQDMKGFCADMDKFVQDNKIVFENGDVKGFWGEKEVKESQGDEETESSVKEENRWWNAKERKLKVQKILEEREEKAKKIEIVDENDRKEEIKGVSSSDSVYGLLNLRTCSEILLKDVQTYPKNEESESSESTERPEEPFSSAVCFLCNELNSKNRTNGKLKISKADSHCELPAIDESEETIEDTVQRNKLKKLDEKEPVDGVLINLTDSESDNESVVTVIDLYDESAKGSECLLPKLKNSAVNVNALKEGKSKCFLRVSEGVKMANDNTETHRSKVEDSSNAITSNHSLKPHKRIGDCDNADVAVKKSHLIEEIDSERDLNNRKIDHEVAERCRRHMMKEAKTFMKKKSPLIDKYVENFIINKKSQGNVISRNYEQMDFLDLTCAKTIFQKSFDDSEKSQRKLKESSNVKDVEDKSKFYKSNVESVADLLKDSENFEKHEIKRSMDLYKDFCEHLEQRNSDRKLLIEPDFMKSEKIDAEEKKCEVLSSMETKQSKEEQTKPLIEVIADDPRNLEDVEQAEDRSSVDSEAFTMDPALRDKILKSINAPKSEEQIERGRRSADKLMKMSREAMAKGKPMLDQPSSSCIQQLEPDESRIFFKHLLNDDSSKNLKQNVNIKAEECNELSSNDDTSQKKNDKIKKSLELQVVQEN